A region from the Desmospora profundinema genome encodes:
- a CDS encoding enoyl-CoA hydratase-related protein, whose product MSETVMMKKEGGVAILTLNRPQVYNAFNTELNRDLTRYMNEVGKDPEVRVVLLTGAGNAFCSGQDLNDRTDPNIDKLSLGDSVRSRYNPMVEAITGLDKPVIAAVNGVAAGAGCSLALACDLRIISDKAKFVEAFVRIGLIPDSGSSWFLPRLVGFGRAMELVLSGRDVEAEEAVQIGLANKVVPHDQLMSQAMAWAQQLAQGPTKAMGLMKRSLYRAVDVDLNEALEVEAQLQEIAGKTADFQEGIRAFKEKRHPRYQGK is encoded by the coding sequence ATGTCGGAAACTGTGATGATGAAAAAAGAAGGGGGCGTCGCCATCCTGACGCTGAACCGCCCCCAAGTCTACAATGCCTTTAATACGGAATTAAACCGGGACTTAACCCGTTACATGAATGAAGTCGGCAAAGATCCCGAGGTGCGTGTCGTTCTGCTGACAGGGGCGGGGAACGCATTTTGCTCCGGACAGGATCTGAACGATCGGACTGATCCCAATATTGACAAGCTGTCCTTGGGAGACAGTGTCCGCTCCCGTTACAATCCGATGGTGGAGGCGATCACCGGGTTGGATAAGCCCGTCATCGCAGCCGTCAACGGGGTGGCTGCCGGTGCCGGCTGCAGCCTGGCCCTGGCCTGTGATCTGCGGATCATTTCGGATAAGGCCAAGTTTGTGGAAGCTTTCGTTCGCATCGGTTTGATTCCCGACAGCGGATCCAGTTGGTTTTTACCGCGTTTGGTCGGGTTTGGCAGGGCGATGGAATTGGTGCTGAGCGGCCGCGACGTGGAGGCGGAGGAAGCGGTGCAAATCGGATTGGCTAATAAAGTGGTGCCGCATGACCAACTGATGTCGCAAGCGATGGCCTGGGCACAGCAATTGGCACAGGGACCGACCAAGGCGATGGGTTTAATGAAGCGTTCCTTGTATCGGGCCGTGGATGTCGATTTGAACGAAGCATTGGAGGTGGAGGCGCAGTTGCAGGAGATTGCCGGGAAGACTGCAGATTTTCAGGAAGGAATTCGCGCCTTTAAGGAAAAACGTCATCCCCGTTATCAGGGTAAATGA
- a CDS encoding Leu/Phe/Val dehydrogenase, with the protein MKVLKNGDQLPIQETIRERARSVPLMEDVFALMERDGHEQVIFCRHKGSGLKGIIAIHDTTMGPALGGCRMVPYESTDAALKDVLRLSKGMTYKCGLADVDFGGGKAVLIGDPQKDKSPEMFRALGRFVGGLNGRFFTGTDMGTDPEDFVHAARESQSFVGLPVSHGGSGDTAIPTAYGVMQGYRATAEHLWGDSNLEGRTIAIQGVGKVGSRLVTQLLEEGAQVWIADTQEHRLEDWKRRFPDVGVAAVDEIHRQPCDIFSPCAIGGVINDRTIDELRCQAVVGSANNQLGRADHGDDLHQRGILYAPDYLVNAGGLIQVADELHGYHHDRVMEKTRGIYEMLLKIYQLSRQEDLPTCRAADRLVLERLHQVGDLKRILLGFDRNG; encoded by the coding sequence ATGAAAGTGTTAAAAAACGGAGATCAATTGCCAATCCAGGAAACCATCCGTGAACGAGCCCGTTCGGTACCGCTGATGGAGGATGTGTTTGCCCTGATGGAACGGGATGGGCACGAGCAGGTCATCTTCTGCCGCCATAAGGGATCGGGTTTAAAAGGGATTATCGCCATTCATGACACGACGATGGGCCCTGCTCTGGGCGGGTGTCGGATGGTCCCTTACGAATCCACGGATGCCGCTTTAAAGGATGTATTACGTCTATCCAAGGGGATGACGTACAAATGCGGCTTGGCCGATGTGGATTTCGGCGGCGGGAAAGCGGTCCTGATCGGAGATCCTCAGAAGGATAAAAGCCCGGAAATGTTTCGCGCCTTGGGCCGGTTTGTCGGCGGCTTAAACGGCCGGTTTTTCACGGGAACGGACATGGGGACGGATCCGGAAGATTTTGTACACGCGGCACGGGAATCGCAATCCTTTGTCGGATTGCCCGTCAGTCACGGGGGAAGCGGAGACACCGCCATCCCAACCGCGTATGGTGTGATGCAGGGGTATCGTGCCACAGCTGAACATCTGTGGGGGGACTCCAACCTGGAAGGGAGAACCATCGCTATCCAGGGTGTGGGTAAAGTGGGAAGCCGCTTGGTTACACAATTGTTGGAAGAAGGGGCACAAGTATGGATCGCCGATACCCAGGAGCACCGGCTGGAGGATTGGAAAAGACGCTTTCCCGATGTGGGGGTGGCGGCTGTGGATGAGATCCATCGCCAACCGTGCGATATTTTCTCCCCATGTGCGATCGGCGGTGTCATTAACGATCGAACGATCGATGAGCTCCGTTGCCAGGCCGTAGTGGGTTCCGCCAACAACCAGTTGGGGCGGGCGGATCATGGGGATGACCTGCATCAGCGCGGGATCTTGTATGCTCCCGATTATCTGGTGAATGCCGGCGGATTGATCCAGGTGGCGGATGAACTGCACGGATACCACCATGATCGGGTCATGGAGAAAACCCGGGGCATCTATGAGATGCTGCTTAAAATCTACCAACTGTCCCGACAAGAAGATTTGCCCACGTGTCGCGCGGCGGATCGGCTGGTGTTGGAACGGCTGCACCAAGTGGGGGACCTGAAACGGATTTTGCTCGGGTTCGATCGGAACGGCTGA
- the pdhA gene encoding pyruvate dehydrogenase (acetyl-transferring) E1 component subunit alpha, translating to MLQQMDQVDIQLLRSDGSLTDEGRPIWDSISIEMKLHFHRWMVLARTFDRRSVILQRQGRIGTYAPLEGQEAAQVGSALALDREDWIFPTYREHGVAMIAGMPLDRILLYWMGRVEGNIAPEGVRVLPPYVPIATQLPQAMGAAWAAKLKGESSVTVAYFGDGATSEGDFHEALNFAGVFRLPCVFFCQNNHYAISVPFSRQSATPTVAEKSRAYNLPGVRVDGNDVLAVYHVMQEAVRRARRGEGATLIEAVTYRKGSHTTADDATRYREEEEVTDWVERRDPLTRLESLLIQEGLLTAGQVEECHDRCREEVDSAWKKAAKAEAPPPSHLFAHVYATLPAELKRQRAETEGRSYG from the coding sequence ATGTTGCAACAGATGGATCAAGTGGATATCCAGTTGCTTCGTTCGGACGGCAGTTTGACGGACGAGGGGCGTCCCATCTGGGACAGCATTTCGATAGAGATGAAACTCCATTTCCATCGTTGGATGGTATTGGCCCGAACCTTTGACCGGCGATCCGTGATCTTGCAGCGCCAGGGGAGGATCGGAACATACGCCCCTCTGGAAGGGCAGGAAGCGGCCCAGGTGGGAAGCGCGTTGGCGCTGGATCGGGAGGATTGGATCTTTCCCACTTATCGGGAGCATGGAGTGGCCATGATCGCCGGTATGCCCCTGGATCGCATTCTGCTTTACTGGATGGGGAGAGTGGAGGGGAACATCGCCCCTGAGGGGGTACGCGTGTTGCCGCCCTATGTACCGATCGCCACCCAATTGCCGCAGGCGATGGGAGCGGCGTGGGCCGCCAAATTAAAGGGAGAGTCTTCCGTGACGGTCGCTTACTTCGGCGACGGGGCCACCTCGGAAGGCGACTTCCATGAGGCGCTTAATTTCGCCGGTGTTTTCCGCTTGCCCTGTGTTTTTTTCTGTCAAAACAACCACTATGCCATCAGCGTCCCTTTCTCCCGCCAATCGGCCACTCCGACTGTGGCGGAAAAATCCCGGGCATACAACCTGCCGGGTGTTCGCGTTGACGGAAATGACGTACTGGCGGTTTATCACGTTATGCAAGAAGCGGTGAGACGCGCCAGGCGCGGAGAAGGGGCCACCCTCATCGAGGCGGTCACCTACCGCAAGGGTTCCCACACCACCGCTGATGATGCAACGCGCTATCGGGAAGAAGAGGAAGTGACCGATTGGGTCGAACGGCGCGATCCACTGACACGATTGGAGAGTCTTCTCATACAGGAGGGGCTTTTAACAGCCGGACAGGTGGAGGAATGTCACGATCGCTGTCGGGAAGAGGTGGATTCGGCCTGGAAAAAAGCGGCGAAGGCTGAAGCACCGCCCCCCTCTCACCTGTTTGCCCATGTGTATGCGACTTTGCCGGCGGAATTGAAACGTCAGCGGGCGGAGACGGAGGGAAGGTCTTATGGCTGA
- a CDS encoding alpha-ketoacid dehydrogenase subunit beta, which produces MAELTLVQAIQDGLRTALQQDSRVVVLGEDVGKNGGVFRATEGLWKEFGDERVIDTPLAEAGIVGAAIGMAVNGLRPVAEIQFMGFIYPAFEQIITHAARLRTRTQGQRPASIVIRAPYGGGIRAPELHSDSTESLLVHTPGLKVVAPSTPYDAKGLLLAAIRDPDPVIYLEPMKLYRSVRQEVPAEDYEIPLGQARQVRKGDDLTVLTWGAMVPMVEKVAATWEQRGVYWDVLDLRSIYPLDEEAIICSVRKTGRVLIVHEAPKTGGVGAELTALIQEHAFLWLEAPITRVTGYDVPVPMFALEDDFRPNQGRIHQAAEKLIAF; this is translated from the coding sequence ATGGCTGAGCTAACTTTGGTTCAGGCGATACAGGACGGATTGCGCACGGCCTTGCAACAAGATTCCCGCGTGGTGGTCCTAGGCGAGGACGTGGGCAAAAACGGAGGCGTTTTCCGGGCTACGGAAGGGTTGTGGAAGGAGTTTGGGGATGAGCGGGTGATCGATACCCCTCTGGCCGAAGCGGGTATCGTCGGAGCGGCGATCGGGATGGCGGTCAACGGATTGCGACCGGTGGCGGAGATTCAGTTCATGGGTTTTATCTATCCCGCTTTTGAACAAATCATCACCCACGCCGCCCGCCTGCGAACCCGTACCCAGGGGCAGCGTCCTGCCTCCATCGTCATACGGGCTCCGTACGGAGGCGGAATCCGTGCACCGGAACTTCACTCCGACTCGACGGAGAGTTTGTTGGTACACACTCCGGGGCTGAAAGTGGTGGCTCCATCCACCCCTTATGATGCCAAAGGGCTGCTGTTGGCGGCGATCCGGGATCCGGATCCCGTCATTTATCTGGAACCGATGAAGCTCTATCGCTCCGTACGTCAGGAAGTGCCTGCGGAGGATTACGAAATTCCCTTGGGACAAGCGCGGCAGGTGAGAAAGGGAGACGATCTGACGGTTCTCACCTGGGGAGCGATGGTACCGATGGTGGAGAAGGTGGCGGCCACTTGGGAGCAGCGGGGGGTCTACTGGGATGTTCTCGATTTGCGCAGTATCTATCCCTTGGATGAAGAGGCGATCATCTGTTCCGTTCGCAAAACCGGTCGTGTGTTGATTGTTCACGAAGCGCCGAAGACAGGGGGAGTGGGGGCGGAATTGACCGCATTGATCCAGGAACACGCCTTTTTATGGCTGGAAGCCCCCATCACCCGGGTGACCGGCTACGATGTGCCGGTACCGATGTTTGCTTTGGAGGATGACTTTCGCCCCAACCAGGGACGCATCCACCAGGCGGCTGAAAAATTGATAGCTTTTTAG
- a CDS encoding dihydrolipoamide acetyltransferase family protein codes for MGIQFKLPDVGEGVAEAELVRWLVREGEAVDADQPLVEVQTDKAVVELPSPAAGRVLTLHGKEGETISVGDVLVVIGEGKAEDEERQPPRRRRRVLAAPSTRRLAREWNVDLTQVEGTGPQGRVMDEDVRRFASSDGEEDGRAGLQVAATHLADPPSPPSPVSPVRDEPYTEEPLSPIRRVIAERLTFSITRKPHATHFDTLDVSGMVEWRERFKMSGGRPPGYLPILLKMIAIALRRHPVLNSHYDEEREAVRTFHPVHVGFAVDTPRGLLVPVVRHVEGKSIRQLADEIRQKTEEARKGVLSRSEMGGATFTVSNAGSLGGQWATPIINPPEVAILAIHPVEQRPVVEEGKLTAGWRMNLSLSFDHRVLDGGEAIRFTRTLQSYTASLDEMVMDLT; via the coding sequence ATGGGAATCCAGTTTAAACTGCCTGATGTCGGGGAAGGTGTGGCAGAAGCCGAACTGGTCCGCTGGCTGGTGCGGGAGGGAGAGGCGGTTGACGCCGACCAACCTCTGGTTGAGGTGCAGACCGACAAAGCAGTGGTGGAGCTTCCCTCCCCCGCTGCGGGACGTGTGCTGACCCTTCACGGGAAGGAAGGGGAGACCATCTCGGTGGGGGATGTTCTGGTGGTGATCGGAGAGGGGAAGGCAGAGGACGAGGAAAGACAGCCGCCTCGCCGCCGCAGGCGTGTGTTGGCCGCTCCCTCCACCCGCCGATTGGCGCGGGAGTGGAACGTGGATCTCACCCAGGTGGAGGGGACCGGCCCCCAAGGACGGGTGATGGATGAGGATGTACGCCGGTTTGCATCCAGTGATGGAGAGGAGGACGGGAGAGCGGGTCTGCAGGTGGCGGCTACACACTTGGCAGATCCTCCTTCTCCGCCGTCCCCGGTTTCTCCGGTGAGGGATGAACCGTATACCGAGGAACCCCTCTCCCCCATTCGCCGGGTGATCGCCGAGCGCCTTACGTTTTCCATCACCCGCAAACCCCACGCCACCCATTTCGATACACTGGACGTATCCGGAATGGTTGAGTGGCGGGAGCGGTTCAAAATGAGCGGCGGCCGACCTCCGGGTTATCTTCCCATCTTGTTGAAGATGATCGCCATTGCACTGCGCCGCCATCCGGTTCTAAATTCCCATTATGACGAAGAGCGCGAGGCGGTACGCACATTTCATCCGGTTCATGTCGGGTTCGCTGTGGATACGCCTCGGGGGCTGTTGGTACCGGTGGTGCGCCATGTGGAAGGAAAGAGTATCCGCCAACTGGCCGACGAGATAAGGCAAAAAACCGAAGAGGCCCGTAAGGGGGTCCTCTCGCGGTCGGAGATGGGCGGGGCAACCTTCACCGTCAGCAATGCAGGGTCCCTGGGGGGACAGTGGGCCACCCCCATCATTAATCCTCCGGAGGTGGCCATCCTGGCCATTCACCCGGTGGAACAGCGCCCGGTAGTGGAAGAAGGAAAACTGACGGCCGGTTGGCGTATGAATCTGTCCCTTTCCTTTGATCACCGAGTGTTGGACGGCGGGGAAGCGATTCGATTCACCCGTACCCTGCAGTCGTATACCGCTAGTTTGGATGAAATGGTGATGGATTTGACTTGA
- a CDS encoding MBL fold metallo-hydrolase, which yields MNIHEDQGIYALQCRTSFLGHPFQVWLYTVDGVLLDTGPPRARSVVTDFVDTHPPWEILLTHYHEDHSGNAAFLSERYGAPVWMGKETARLAARPSHIPFYRRVIWGQMDAVRGRVVADKIRTRRHVFRPVITPGHSHDHVAWLEEERGWLFSGDLFVATRLAYGMKEESVPLMIQSLRHVLSLPVERVYCCHAGIIAEGRHALEKKLHFLEHLQDRTITLHRQGKTIEQITFALLEKRRLVEWFSRGEMSPMHLIRSIVTREGTV from the coding sequence GTGAACATCCATGAAGACCAAGGAATCTATGCTCTTCAATGCCGTACTTCTTTCTTGGGCCACCCGTTTCAAGTATGGCTCTACACCGTTGATGGCGTATTGCTGGATACCGGTCCGCCGCGGGCCAGGAGTGTGGTGACCGATTTTGTCGATACCCATCCGCCGTGGGAGATTCTGCTTACCCATTATCACGAGGATCACAGCGGCAATGCCGCCTTCCTGTCGGAACGGTACGGTGCGCCGGTCTGGATGGGGAAGGAGACGGCGAGGTTGGCAGCCCGTCCCTCTCACATTCCCTTCTATCGCCGAGTGATCTGGGGGCAGATGGACGCGGTACGGGGTCGGGTGGTGGCCGATAAGATTCGAACTCGCCGCCATGTATTCCGTCCGGTGATCACACCGGGACATTCCCATGATCATGTGGCATGGCTGGAGGAAGAACGGGGCTGGCTGTTCAGCGGAGATCTTTTTGTAGCCACACGGCTGGCTTACGGTATGAAGGAAGAGTCTGTTCCATTAATGATCCAGTCCCTCCGCCATGTATTGTCTTTACCAGTGGAGCGGGTGTATTGCTGCCATGCCGGCATCATTGCCGAAGGCCGGCATGCATTGGAGAAGAAGTTACACTTTTTGGAGCATCTCCAGGATCGAACGATCACCCTTCACCGACAAGGCAAGACGATCGAGCAAATCACCTTTGCGTTGTTGGAAAAGCGGCGTTTGGTTGAATGGTTTTCCAGAGGGGAGATGTCCCCGATGCATCTGATTCGTTCGATTGTGACACGGGAGGGAACGGTTTGA
- a CDS encoding VOC family protein yields MIRVGFSHIDYNVADLERALRFYEPVMAFLGFAKESRQSDWVLFGNGRMKLCLVRCEKRFAGAGFHRKNPGLNHIAFQAERASDVDEVAKFLKERKIPLLYNSPAHFDTERETYAVFFEDPFRLKLEVVYSPDYL; encoded by the coding sequence TTGATTCGGGTTGGTTTTTCCCACATCGACTACAATGTGGCTGACTTAGAGCGGGCTCTTCGATTTTATGAACCGGTGATGGCGTTTTTAGGGTTTGCGAAGGAAAGCCGCCAATCGGATTGGGTGCTTTTTGGCAATGGCCGTATGAAGTTGTGTCTGGTTCGCTGTGAGAAGCGTTTCGCCGGTGCCGGTTTCCACCGTAAGAATCCCGGATTAAACCACATCGCATTTCAGGCGGAACGGGCTTCTGATGTGGATGAGGTTGCAAAATTCCTGAAGGAACGGAAAATTCCTCTCCTGTATAACAGTCCTGCTCACTTTGATACCGAGCGGGAAACCTATGCCGTTTTTTTCGAAGATCCGTTTCGATTGAAACTGGAGGTCGTATACAGCCCGGATTACCTATAA
- a CDS encoding cytochrome C oxidase subunit IV family protein: protein MAQLEKPQTQRTVQGRSSAGAYVLSFLWMILLTGIAFFLVVTEWLSQEWTITVILLLAVWQVVLQLASFMHLREKGNGVTVLFIAMGGIVSATVIVALVFL from the coding sequence ATGGCGCAGCTGGAAAAGCCGCAAACTCAGCGGACAGTTCAAGGCCGGTCGTCGGCAGGAGCGTATGTCCTCTCGTTTCTATGGATGATTCTGCTGACGGGGATCGCCTTTTTCCTAGTGGTGACGGAGTGGTTGTCACAGGAGTGGACGATCACTGTGATTCTCTTGCTGGCGGTTTGGCAAGTGGTGTTGCAGCTGGCGTCGTTTATGCATTTGCGGGAAAAGGGAAACGGTGTGACCGTCCTCTTTATCGCCATGGGAGGGATTGTGTCAGCTACCGTAATTGTCGCGTTGGTGTTTCTATGA